The following are encoded in a window of Pseudomonas sp. JQ170C genomic DNA:
- a CDS encoding response regulator, with the protein MHTIVIADEQPLLRAAVQALLDAQGHQVVAALDNGADALQQALALKPALLILDLALPRLGGLEVIRRLHQRQSSTRTLVLTAQSTEHIAGLCLQAGASGFVSKLEGVEELGEAVRTLLHGHAWFPVRSLGSVAAPQGLQAEDEQLRNLSPRERTVLQYLVNGRSNKDTADELNLSDRTVSTYKARLLQKLNAGSLAELLEIAWRGGLLERLPTTASALPDEHRDQYFHELFEAMPMPVCLRDVEGYLLTCNRRFQEVLDTTLEQAVGKRVIDSERVPPQEALQFHQHYLQAVAAQQPYSLELVIHDRGRKRALHHWGAPYRDAQGALVGMLCSFVDMTEHEQALISLTHANEQNLAVRRARLMFLHRVGEEFRQMLEMIARRLREVAATFEDSPALQQARHDTRQILDRIGVLLDLADLESGTLLLRPRATDLLRLTRDTLQAATADGVVSAEWQAPQSPSPGWVDRGRYQQIVGLLLRHCGQWVAGPLQVTASSALLGHAEMLWELRVGARQPDARLDPPSDNPQPALVLCERLAQLMGGQLRWHWPPQGGHLLTLRLRLPQATL; encoded by the coding sequence ATGCACACAATCGTGATTGCAGACGAGCAACCTTTGCTGCGCGCCGCCGTGCAGGCCTTGCTCGACGCCCAGGGCCACCAGGTGGTGGCGGCCCTGGACAACGGCGCCGATGCCCTGCAACAGGCGCTGGCCCTCAAGCCCGCGCTGCTGATCCTGGACCTTGCGCTGCCCCGGCTGGGCGGGCTGGAAGTGATCCGCCGCCTGCATCAACGGCAAAGCTCCACCCGCACCCTGGTCCTCACCGCGCAAAGTACCGAGCACATCGCCGGCCTGTGCCTGCAGGCGGGCGCTTCGGGGTTTGTCAGCAAGCTTGAGGGGGTGGAGGAGCTCGGTGAAGCGGTGCGTACCTTGCTTCATGGCCATGCGTGGTTTCCGGTCAGAAGCCTGGGCAGCGTTGCCGCACCGCAAGGCCTGCAAGCCGAAGACGAGCAACTGCGCAACCTGTCCCCGCGGGAGCGTACTGTGCTGCAGTACCTGGTCAATGGTCGCAGCAACAAGGACACCGCCGACGAGCTGAACCTGAGCGACCGTACGGTCAGTACCTACAAGGCGCGCCTGCTGCAAAAGCTCAATGCCGGCTCGCTTGCCGAGCTGCTGGAAATCGCCTGGCGCGGCGGCTTGCTCGAACGCCTGCCGACCACCGCCAGCGCCTTGCCCGACGAGCACCGCGACCAGTACTTTCACGAACTGTTCGAGGCCATGCCGATGCCGGTGTGCCTGCGCGATGTCGAAGGCTATCTGCTGACCTGCAACCGGCGCTTTCAGGAAGTGCTCGATACCACCCTGGAGCAAGCGGTGGGCAAGCGGGTCATCGACAGCGAACGGGTACCGCCGCAGGAGGCCCTGCAGTTTCACCAGCACTACCTGCAAGCGGTCGCCGCGCAGCAGCCCTACAGCCTCGAACTGGTGATCCACGACCGTGGCCGCAAACGTGCCCTGCATCACTGGGGGGCGCCGTACCGGGATGCACAGGGGGCGCTGGTGGGCATGCTGTGCTCCTTCGTTGACATGACCGAACATGAACAGGCCCTGATCAGCCTGACCCATGCCAATGAGCAGAACCTTGCGGTGAGGCGGGCGCGGTTGATGTTCCTGCACCGGGTTGGCGAGGAGTTCCGGCAGATGCTGGAAATGATCGCCCGGCGCTTGCGCGAGGTGGCCGCCACCTTCGAGGACAGCCCGGCCTTGCAGCAGGCGCGGCACGACACGCGGCAGATACTTGACCGCATCGGCGTGCTGCTGGACCTGGCGGACCTGGAGAGCGGGACACTGCTGCTCAGGCCGCGGGCGACTGACCTGCTGCGCCTGACCCGCGATACGCTGCAGGCGGCCACTGCCGACGGCGTCGTGAGTGCCGAGTGGCAGGCGCCGCAATCGCCGTCCCCAGGCTGGGTCGACCGTGGGCGTTATCAGCAGATTGTCGGCCTGTTGCTCCGCCACTGTGGGCAGTGGGTCGCGGGGCCGTTGCAGGTCACCGCCAGCAGCGCACTGCTGGGGCATGCCGAAATGCTCTGGGAGCTGCGCGTCGGTGCGCGGCAGCCCGATGCACGCCTCGATCCGCCGAGCGATAACCCGCAACCGGCACTGGTGCTGTGCGAGCGCCTGGCGCAATTGATGGGCGGGCAATTGCGCTGGCACTGGCCACCCCAGGGCGGCCATCTTCTGACCTTGCGCCTGCGCCTGCCCCAGGCCACGTTGTAG
- a CDS encoding serine/threonine transporter yields MTDVNTTTLTGAQTAAPVRSNAWNRHDTTWVLGLYGTAIGAGTLFLPINAGVGGFWPLLVLALLAFPMTFYAHRGLTRFVLSGKRGASEDITEVVEEHFGVGAGKLITLLYFFAIFPILLVYSVALTNTLSSFMEHQLHMAPPPRAVLALLLICGLMIVVRSGQGIIVKVMSLLVYPFVAALLLLALSLIPNWNGAFFAQASEGMPLDLFFKTLWLAIPVMVFSFNHSPIISAFAVDQKHRYGEQADAKSGKILASAHVMMVLTVMFFCFSCVLALSPADLAAAKQQNISILSYLANHFQTPVIAFVAPLIALVAITKSFLGHYIGASEGFQGLIIKSLRSRGKQLSAKRLEQMTALFMVLACWAVATLNPSILGMIENLGGPIIACLLFLMPMCAVHKVPSLRKYSGKLSNVFVVLIGLITLSAILYSFLA; encoded by the coding sequence ATGACTGATGTAAACACCACCACCCTGACGGGTGCGCAAACGGCTGCGCCGGTACGCAGCAACGCCTGGAACCGCCATGACACCACCTGGGTGCTGGGCCTGTACGGCACCGCCATTGGTGCCGGTACCCTGTTCCTGCCGATCAACGCCGGGGTAGGGGGCTTCTGGCCGCTGCTGGTGCTGGCGCTGCTGGCCTTCCCGATGACCTTTTATGCGCACCGTGGCTTGACCCGCTTCGTGCTCTCGGGCAAGCGCGGCGCCAGTGAAGACATTACCGAAGTGGTCGAGGAGCACTTTGGCGTCGGTGCCGGCAAGCTGATCACGCTGCTCTACTTCTTCGCCATCTTCCCGATCCTGCTGGTGTACAGCGTGGCGCTGACCAACACCCTGAGCAGCTTCATGGAGCACCAGTTGCACATGGCCCCGCCACCCCGGGCGGTGCTGGCCTTGCTGCTGATCTGCGGCCTGATGATCGTGGTGCGCAGCGGCCAGGGCATCATCGTCAAGGTCATGAGCCTGCTGGTCTATCCCTTCGTCGCCGCGTTGCTGTTGCTGGCCCTGAGCCTGATCCCGAACTGGAACGGCGCCTTCTTCGCCCAGGCCAGCGAAGGCATGCCCCTGGACCTGTTCTTCAAGACCCTGTGGCTGGCGATTCCGGTGATGGTGTTTTCCTTCAATCACTCGCCGATCATCTCGGCCTTTGCCGTTGACCAGAAGCATCGCTACGGCGAGCAGGCCGATGCCAAGAGCGGCAAGATCCTCGCCAGTGCCCACGTGATGATGGTGCTGACGGTAATGTTCTTCTGCTTCAGCTGCGTACTCGCCCTGAGCCCGGCCGACCTGGCCGCCGCCAAGCAACAGAACATCTCGATCCTGTCGTACCTGGCCAACCACTTCCAGACGCCGGTGATTGCCTTTGTCGCGCCGCTGATTGCCCTGGTCGCCATCACCAAGTCGTTCCTGGGGCACTACATCGGTGCCAGCGAAGGGTTCCAGGGCCTGATCATCAAGAGCCTGCGCAGCCGTGGCAAGCAACTGTCGGCCAAACGCCTGGAGCAAATGACCGCCTTGTTCATGGTGCTGGCCTGCTGGGCGGTGGCCACCCTCAACCCGAGCATCCTCGGCATGATCGAGAACCTTGGCGGGCCGATCATTGCCTGCCTGCTGTTCCTGATGCCGATGTGCGCCGTGCACAAGGTGCCGTCGCTGCGTAAATACTCGGGCAAGCTGTCCAATGTGTTCGTGGTGCTGATCGGCCTGATCACCCTGTCGGCGATTCTCTACTCCTTCCTCGCCTGA
- a CDS encoding L-serine ammonia-lyase, translating to MAISVFDLFKIGIGPSSSHTVGPMRAAATFAQALREQGVLEQVSRVEVRLYGSLSATGVGHATDRACLLGLMGQWPDQIDPQSIEPRIAQLHASQTLLLDGRHAIAFACSRDLLLLDESLPYHPNAMTLEASSDHGCLLQQTYYSVGGGFIVEAAQIGQADESAAQVQLPYDFDSAAQLLALCKQHGLRVSELMMANERAWRPEAEVRGGLLKLWAAMRECVDNGLRNEGILPGGLNVKRRAAKLHRSLQELGKPNVIGSTLSAMEWVNLFALAVNEENAAGGRMVTAPTNGAAGIIPAVLHYYMKFNPDACDNDVVDFLLSAAAVGILCKKNASISGAEVGCQGEVGSACAMAAAGLADVLGATPMQVENAAEIALEHNLGLTCDPVGGLVQVPCIERNAIAAVKAINAVQMALRGDGEHFISLDRVIRTMRDTGADMHANYKETSRGGLAVAFVEC from the coding sequence ATGGCTATCAGTGTTTTCGACCTTTTCAAAATTGGCATCGGGCCCTCCAGCTCCCATACCGTTGGCCCGATGCGGGCGGCTGCCACCTTTGCCCAGGCCCTGCGCGAGCAGGGTGTTCTGGAGCAGGTGAGCCGGGTGGAGGTTCGCCTGTACGGCTCGCTGTCGGCCACCGGCGTGGGGCATGCCACTGACCGCGCTTGCCTGTTGGGGCTGATGGGCCAGTGGCCCGACCAGATCGACCCACAGAGCATCGAACCGCGCATTGCCCAGTTGCACGCCAGCCAGACGCTGTTGCTCGACGGCCGCCACGCGATTGCCTTCGCATGCAGCCGTGACCTGCTGTTGCTGGACGAAAGCCTGCCGTACCACCCCAATGCCATGACCCTGGAAGCCAGCAGCGACCACGGCTGCTTGCTGCAGCAGACCTACTACTCGGTGGGCGGCGGGTTTATCGTCGAGGCCGCGCAGATCGGCCAGGCGGATGAAAGTGCCGCGCAGGTGCAGTTGCCGTACGACTTCGACAGCGCCGCCCAGCTGCTGGCGCTGTGCAAGCAGCACGGGCTGCGGGTCAGCGAGCTGATGATGGCCAACGAGCGGGCCTGGCGTCCGGAGGCTGAAGTGCGCGGCGGCCTGCTCAAGCTCTGGGCGGCCATGCGCGAGTGTGTCGACAACGGCTTGCGCAACGAAGGCATCCTGCCGGGCGGGCTGAACGTCAAGCGCCGCGCCGCCAAGTTGCACCGCAGCTTGCAGGAGTTGGGCAAGCCCAACGTGATCGGCTCGACCCTGAGCGCCATGGAGTGGGTCAATCTGTTTGCGCTGGCGGTCAACGAAGAGAACGCCGCGGGCGGGCGCATGGTGACTGCGCCCACCAACGGCGCCGCGGGCATCATCCCCGCCGTGCTGCACTACTACATGAAGTTCAACCCCGATGCCTGCGACAACGACGTCGTCGACTTCCTGCTCAGCGCCGCAGCCGTGGGCATCCTGTGCAAGAAGAACGCGTCGATCTCGGGTGCCGAAGTGGGCTGCCAGGGCGAGGTGGGGTCTGCCTGCGCCATGGCCGCGGCGGGGCTGGCCGACGTGCTGGGCGCAACCCCCATGCAAGTGGAAAACGCCGCTGAAATCGCCCTTGAACACAACCTGGGCCTGACCTGCGACCCGGTCGGCGGGCTGGTCCAGGTGCCCTGCATCGAGCGCAACGCCATTGCTGCGGTCAAGGCCATCAACGCCGTGCAGATGGCCTTGCGCGGTGATGGTGAACACTTCATCTCGCTGGACCGGGTCATCCGCACCATGCGCGACACCGGTGCCGACATGCACGCCAACTACAAGGAAACCTCTCGCGGCGGCCTGGCGGTAGCCTTCGTCGAGTGCTGA
- a CDS encoding LysR substrate-binding domain-containing protein, producing MRRQMNGQMYVWLHVFSCAARHLSFTRCAEELHITPGAVSQQIRQLEERLGFRLFLRRARGVELTAEGQRLAQTVSEAYGSIDTELRRLDAGEIRGTLRLRSIPSFLAKWLTPRLPRLQQRYPDIQLRLVAEDSSQALHEGDFDLAIDLNDGSYPGMHSTPLLDEQIFPVCSPALLRGRPPLHGPADLAYYPLLHDITAWRGSSEYAEWEFYLQGIGAGGLDVRRGHTFNRNHLTIEAAIAGIGVAIARRTLLNDELERGALIVPFGSAIANHKRYVLHYPPGGLARPGVRAVHDWLVEEAGSFRTLHTPA from the coding sequence ATGAGACGACAGATGAATGGCCAGATGTACGTCTGGCTCCACGTGTTTTCCTGTGCGGCGCGGCACCTGTCGTTCACCCGCTGCGCCGAAGAACTGCACATCACCCCCGGTGCGGTGAGCCAACAAATCCGACAATTGGAAGAGCGCCTGGGCTTTCGCCTGTTCTTGCGCCGCGCCCGTGGCGTGGAGCTGACGGCCGAAGGCCAGCGTCTGGCGCAGACCGTCAGCGAAGCCTACGGCAGCATCGATACCGAGCTGCGCCGCCTGGATGCCGGCGAGATTCGCGGCACGCTGCGCCTGCGCTCGATCCCTTCCTTCCTGGCCAAGTGGCTGACCCCGCGCCTGCCGCGCCTGCAGCAACGCTACCCGGACATTCAACTGCGCCTGGTGGCCGAAGACAGCAGCCAGGCCCTGCACGAAGGCGACTTCGACCTGGCCATCGACCTCAATGACGGCAGCTACCCGGGCATGCACTCGACGCCGCTGCTCGACGAACAGATCTTCCCGGTCTGCTCCCCGGCCCTGCTTCGCGGCCGCCCGCCGCTGCACGGCCCGGCGGACCTTGCCTACTACCCCTTGCTGCACGACATCACCGCCTGGCGCGGCAGTTCCGAGTACGCGGAATGGGAGTTCTACTTGCAGGGAATCGGCGCCGGCGGCCTGGATGTGCGCCGCGGCCATACCTTCAATCGCAACCACTTGACCATCGAGGCGGCCATTGCCGGGATTGGCGTGGCGATTGCCCGGCGCACCCTGCTCAACGACGAGCTCGAGCGCGGCGCGCTGATCGTGCCGTTCGGCTCGGCCATCGCCAACCACAAGCGCTATGTACTGCACTACCCGCCCGGCGGCCTGGCGCGTCCGGGGGTGCGGGCGGTGCACGACTGGCTGGTGGAAGAGGCAGGCAGCTTCCGCACCCTGCACACGCCGGCGTAA
- a CDS encoding putative bifunctional diguanylate cyclase/phosphodiesterase, with protein sequence MSTRILALDDSLVLPRRLRSTFNRLLPIGFALIGIGLSVALGRLDVQRQESEVIANAGARLSGVRAALEAQLRSAFGETEGIAQLISADGQITPEHFHDMARQAIASVPHIRHISIAPGDVVADVYPLRGNQSLVGVDYRHLPEQYPLLQRAREHYSPVLAGPLQLYQGGRGLIYRRPVFLKGHKGVKLYWGNVSIVADIDRLLSAAGLDLDPGFELALRGADGQGAVGGMIWGDPLLFERHPVTVNVDVPGGLWQLAASPLGGWPSMSLFASPLFLFALTCTGLFSLFVAQLNRSNHLINVRNRELKQSQAQLERLAHYDAITGLPNRLLFQQRLCSALVETESLAVLLLDIDGFKQVNDSLGHHMGDLLLQQATARFAQMIDPGDCVCRLGGDEFAFFLAGSEASCVARVRAVLQTLQQPFELNGNTALVTGSIGLAWYPVHGHSDDELLRHADTAMYAAKESGRNAWRRYHPDMTLRLQQQLCLERALRRALQHNEFELWYQPKVDLFSGRVEGAEALLRWHDPEHGLVSPAEFIPLAERSGLIIPLGERVLELVCAQLAAWRSADCLPGPVAINVAALQIERSDYVASLTQALQRFDLQPSMLEVEITESLLMESQQHACAVLAQLQQLGVATAVDDFGTGYSSLAYLKMLPIDHLKIDRAFIKDLPGDDDDVAITRAIIDLGHALGFRITAEGIETRQQYEFLRNAGCDQGQGYLIGRPMPAQQFDQWLRTAQVERERLI encoded by the coding sequence ATGAGCACAAGAATCCTTGCACTAGATGACAGTCTGGTCCTGCCCAGGCGTCTGCGGTCCACCTTCAATCGGCTGCTGCCGATCGGTTTTGCCCTGATTGGCATCGGTTTGTCGGTGGCGCTCGGGCGCCTGGATGTGCAGCGCCAGGAAAGTGAAGTGATCGCCAACGCCGGTGCCCGCCTGTCAGGCGTGCGTGCGGCCCTGGAGGCCCAGTTGCGTTCGGCGTTTGGCGAGACCGAAGGCATCGCCCAACTGATCAGCGCGGACGGGCAGATCACCCCCGAGCACTTTCACGACATGGCCCGCCAGGCCATCGCCTCGGTCCCGCACATTCGCCATATCTCCATCGCGCCGGGCGATGTGGTGGCCGATGTCTACCCGCTGCGCGGCAACCAGAGCCTCGTCGGTGTCGACTACCGTCACCTGCCGGAGCAATACCCGCTGTTGCAGCGGGCGCGAGAGCACTACAGCCCGGTGCTGGCCGGGCCGTTGCAGCTGTACCAGGGCGGGCGCGGGCTGATCTACCGGCGACCGGTGTTTCTCAAGGGCCATAAAGGCGTGAAGCTGTACTGGGGCAATGTCTCCATCGTTGCCGATATAGACCGCCTGCTGAGCGCCGCGGGGCTGGACCTGGACCCGGGCTTCGAGCTGGCCCTGCGCGGTGCCGACGGCCAGGGTGCCGTGGGCGGGATGATCTGGGGTGATCCGCTGTTGTTCGAGCGCCATCCGGTCACCGTCAATGTCGATGTGCCCGGCGGGCTCTGGCAGTTGGCGGCCAGCCCCTTGGGTGGCTGGCCGTCGATGAGCCTGTTCGCATCGCCGCTGTTCCTGTTCGCCTTGACCTGCACCGGGCTGTTCAGCCTGTTCGTCGCCCAGCTCAACCGCAGCAACCACCTGATCAATGTGCGCAATCGCGAGCTCAAGCAGTCCCAGGCGCAACTTGAGCGGCTGGCGCACTATGACGCCATCACCGGCTTGCCCAATCGACTGCTGTTCCAGCAGCGCTTGTGCAGCGCCCTCGTCGAGACCGAGTCGCTGGCCGTGCTGTTGCTGGACATTGATGGCTTCAAGCAGGTGAACGACAGCCTCGGCCATCACATGGGCGATCTGCTGTTGCAGCAGGCGACGGCACGCTTTGCGCAGATGATCGACCCGGGGGATTGCGTGTGCCGCCTGGGCGGCGATGAGTTCGCCTTCTTTCTGGCCGGCAGCGAGGCGTCCTGCGTGGCCCGGGTGCGGGCCGTGCTGCAGACCCTGCAACAGCCCTTCGAGCTCAACGGCAACACGGCCCTGGTCACCGGCAGCATTGGTTTGGCCTGGTACCCGGTTCACGGGCACAGCGACGATGAACTGCTGCGCCATGCCGACACGGCGATGTACGCCGCCAAGGAAAGCGGCCGCAATGCCTGGCGCCGCTATCACCCCGACATGACCCTGCGCCTGCAGCAGCAACTGTGCCTGGAGCGCGCCCTGCGGCGTGCCTTGCAGCACAACGAATTCGAGCTGTGGTACCAGCCCAAGGTCGATCTGTTCAGCGGCCGTGTCGAGGGCGCCGAGGCACTGCTGCGCTGGCATGACCCCGAACACGGGCTGGTGTCGCCGGCCGAGTTCATTCCCCTGGCCGAGCGCAGCGGGCTGATCATCCCCTTGGGCGAGCGGGTGCTGGAGCTGGTGTGCGCGCAGCTGGCGGCCTGGCGCAGTGCCGACTGCCTGCCTGGCCCGGTGGCGATCAACGTCGCGGCCCTGCAGATCGAGCGCAGCGATTATGTCGCCAGCCTGACCCAGGCCTTGCAGCGCTTCGATCTGCAACCGAGCATGCTCGAAGTGGAGATCACCGAAAGCCTGCTGATGGAAAGCCAGCAACATGCCTGTGCGGTACTGGCGCAGTTGCAGCAGTTGGGCGTGGCCACGGCGGTGGACGACTTCGGCACCGGCTACTCGTCGCTGGCGTACCTGAAGATGCTGCCGATCGACCACTTGAAGATCGATCGCGCTTTCATCAAGGACCTGCCGGGCGATGACGATGACGTGGCGATCACCCGGGCGATCATCGACCTGGGGCACGCCCTGGGGTTTCGCATCACGGCCGAAGGCATTGAAACCCGCCAGCAATACGAGTTCTTGCGCAACGCCGGCTGCGACCAGGGGCAGGGCTACCTGATCGGCCGGCCCATGCCGGCGCAGCAGTTCGATCAATGGTTGCGCACGGCCCAGGTGGAGCGCGAACGGCTGATTTGA
- a CDS encoding NADP-dependent glyceraldehyde-3-phosphate dehydrogenase encodes MDRLLDSLFPTANEIPEAYRLGEPLEQTEYLVNGQLQRWDGPLATVRSPVWLKQGNEETQVILGKTPLLDADTALTALDAAVHAYDKGRGAWPTMRVAERIQHVETFLARMREQRSAVVKLLMWEIGKNLKDSEKEFDRTCDYIVDTIGALKELDRRSSRFELEQDTLGQIRRAPLGVALCMGPYNYPLNETFTTLIPALIMGNTVVFKPAKFGVLLIRPLLEAFRDSFPAGVINVIYGRGRETVSALMASGKIDVFAFIGTNKAASDLKKLHPRPHRLRAALGLDAKNPGIVLPEVDLDNAVNEAVTGALSFNGQRCTALKILFVHEAVVDRFLDKFQRKLAALKPGMPWEPGVSLTPLPEAGKIDYLNGLVADALDKGARVINEGGGVSRGSFFYPALLYPVNARMRVYQEEQFGPVVPVVPYRDLQTVIDYVLDSDFGQQLSIFGTNPAEVGRLVDTFANQVGRINLNAQCQRGPDTYPFNGRKNSAEGTLSVHDALRVFSIRTLVATKFQESNKQLISDIIRNRDSSFLTTDYIF; translated from the coding sequence ATGGACCGTCTGCTCGATTCGCTGTTTCCCACTGCCAACGAGATCCCCGAGGCGTACCGCCTGGGCGAGCCGCTGGAGCAAACGGAGTACCTGGTCAACGGCCAGTTGCAGCGCTGGGACGGGCCCCTGGCCACGGTGCGCAGCCCGGTCTGGCTCAAGCAAGGCAACGAGGAAACCCAAGTGATCCTCGGCAAAACGCCGCTGCTCGATGCCGACACCGCCCTCACCGCCCTGGACGCCGCCGTGCACGCCTACGACAAGGGCCGCGGCGCCTGGCCGACGATGCGCGTTGCCGAGCGTATCCAACACGTCGAAACCTTCCTGGCCAGGATGCGTGAACAACGTAGCGCCGTGGTCAAGCTGCTGATGTGGGAGATCGGCAAGAACCTCAAGGATTCGGAAAAGGAATTCGACCGTACCTGCGACTACATCGTCGACACCATCGGCGCGCTCAAGGAACTGGACCGGCGCTCCAGCCGCTTTGAACTGGAGCAGGACACCCTCGGCCAGATTCGCCGCGCGCCCCTGGGTGTGGCGCTGTGCATGGGCCCCTACAACTACCCGCTCAACGAGACCTTCACCACCCTGATCCCGGCGCTGATCATGGGCAACACCGTGGTGTTCAAACCGGCCAAGTTCGGCGTGCTGCTGATTCGCCCATTGCTCGAAGCGTTCCGCGACAGCTTCCCGGCGGGCGTGATCAACGTCATCTATGGCCGCGGCCGCGAAACCGTCAGTGCGCTGATGGCCAGCGGCAAGATTGATGTGTTCGCCTTCATCGGTACCAACAAGGCCGCCAGCGACCTGAAAAAGCTTCACCCGCGCCCGCACCGCCTGCGCGCGGCGCTGGGCCTGGACGCCAAGAACCCGGGGATCGTATTGCCCGAGGTCGACCTGGATAACGCCGTCAACGAAGCGGTCACGGGGGCGCTGTCGTTCAACGGCCAGCGTTGCACGGCGCTGAAGATCCTGTTCGTGCACGAGGCGGTGGTCGACCGCTTTCTCGACAAGTTCCAGCGCAAGCTGGCTGCCCTCAAGCCCGGCATGCCGTGGGAGCCGGGCGTGAGCCTGACGCCGCTGCCCGAGGCCGGCAAGATCGACTACCTCAATGGCCTGGTGGCCGATGCCCTCGACAAAGGCGCCCGGGTCATCAACGAAGGCGGCGGTGTCAGCCGTGGTTCGTTCTTCTACCCGGCACTGCTGTACCCGGTGAATGCGCGGATGCGCGTGTACCAGGAAGAGCAATTCGGCCCGGTGGTGCCGGTGGTGCCTTACCGCGACCTGCAAACGGTGATCGACTACGTGCTCGACTCGGATTTCGGCCAGCAACTGAGCATCTTCGGCACCAACCCGGCCGAGGTCGGGCGCCTGGTCGACACCTTCGCCAACCAGGTCGGGCGTATCAACCTCAACGCCCAGTGCCAGCGTGGTCCGGACACCTACCCGTTCAACGGGCGCAAGAACTCCGCCGAAGGCACCCTCTCGGTTCACGATGCGCTGCGGGTGTTCTCGATCCGCACCCTGGTGGCCACCAAGTTCCAGGAGAGCAACAAGCAACTGATCAGCGACATCATCCGCAACCGCGATTCGAGCTTCCTGACCACCGACTACATTTTCTAG
- a CDS encoding VOC family protein: MAVKPIPEGQHSITPYLGIKDAAKAIDFYKAAFGAVEMFRLDAPDGRVGHAELKIGDSSIMLADPCDQAGGLTSSQSLGGAAIGLHLYVEDVDARYAQALKAGATQVSAVQDQFYGDRSGTLKDPFGNLWFISTHKEDLSVEEIRARAAKLFGGQ; this comes from the coding sequence ATGGCCGTCAAACCAATCCCCGAAGGACAACACAGCATCACCCCCTACCTCGGCATCAAGGATGCCGCCAAAGCCATCGACTTCTACAAGGCCGCCTTCGGTGCGGTCGAAATGTTTCGCCTCGACGCGCCCGACGGGCGTGTAGGCCATGCGGAGCTGAAGATCGGCGACTCCTCGATCATGCTTGCCGACCCTTGCGATCAGGCCGGCGGGCTGACCAGCAGCCAGTCGCTGGGCGGCGCCGCCATTGGCCTGCACCTGTATGTCGAGGATGTCGATGCCCGCTATGCCCAGGCGCTCAAGGCCGGGGCCACCCAGGTCAGTGCCGTGCAAGACCAGTTCTACGGCGACCGCAGCGGCACCCTGAAAGATCCGTTCGGCAACCTCTGGTTCATCTCCACCCACAAGGAAGACCTCTCGGTGGAAGAAATCCGCGCCCGCGCCGCAAAACTGTTCGGCGGGCAGTAA